A single genomic interval of Daucus carota subsp. sativus chromosome 1, DH1 v3.0, whole genome shotgun sequence harbors:
- the LOC108204476 gene encoding phosphatidylinositol 4-phosphate 5-kinase 7 isoform X1, with protein sequence MESSGSSRESKFSNGDVYYGNFKETLPQGNGKYTWSDGKIYEGDWEEGKMTGKGKVLWPSGTTYEGDFSGGYLHGFGTLTSLDGSVYRGSWKLNLQHGFGEKQYQNSDVYEGTWKEGKQEGSGKYVWSNGNMYIGTWKAGIMCGRGVMKWSTGDLFDGFWLNGLRHGSGFYRFADGGYYYGIWTKGIKDGWGKFYPEGNNRPSLAKWNNSELLNEIVDGSVSVSSLKKAEFKVIKPSLKRSVSIIALNGFTKVRKPHKSVLVKKNQNPSHSVTDGTFEEVQNEVQQSDSQVYEREYMQGVLIKERIINHTGRSKSIKQRGKTKEARKKSLVSTYAGLKSYYLMLNLQLGIRYTVGKISPLPMREVRSSDYGAQARIQMYFPKRGSQKTPPHYSLNFYWTDYYPMVFRNLREMFKLDAADYMMSICGDDGLTELSSAGKSGSLFYLSHDDRFVIKTLKKSELKVLLKMLPSYYDNVKEHENTLLTKFFGVHQIAWKAGRKIRFVVMGNMFCTELRIHRRYDLKGSCQGRLTNKVDIRENTTFKDLDLPYVFHMDKLLRESLLEQITHDCMFLESQQIIDYSLLLGLHFRAPEHLKAFLETAESMHEPEHTFASDGAISQDEMLIPPKGLLLVTHEPNFVSTAPGPHIRGNTLKAFSVGEKEVDLLLPGTGRLRVQLGVNMPAQANHKIQRDGGDASEAELFEVYDVVLYLGIIDILQEYNLKKKVELTYKSLKFDPNSISVMEPTPYSKRFVNFLERVFVPT encoded by the exons ATGGAGAGCAGCGGAag CAGTAGAGAGAGCAAATTCTCAAATGGAGATGTCTACTATGGTAATTTTAAAGAGACGCTCCCTCAGGGCAACGGTAAGTACACTTGGTCAGATGGGAAAATTTATGAGGGCGATTGGGAGGAAGGAAAAATGACAGGGAAAGGGAAGGTTCTTTGGCCATCAGGCACGACATATGAGGGTGACTTCTCCGGGGGTTACCTACATGGTTTTGGAACTTTAACTAGTTTGGATGGGTCTGTCTACAGAGGCTCCTGGAAGTTAAACCTTCAGCATGGATTTGGAGAAAAGCAGTACCAAAACTCAGATGTTTACGAAGGTACATGGAAAGAGGGAAAACAGGAAGGCAGCGGTAAGTATGTTTGGAGTAATGGTAACATGTATATTGGTACTTGGAAAGCCGGGATTATGTGTGGTAGAGGTGTTATGAAATGGTCGACTGGTGATCTCTTTGATGGCTTTTGGTTAAATGGTTTAAGACATGGGTCAGGATTTTATAGGTTTGCAGATGGAGGTTATTATTATGGCATATGGACAAAAGGCATAAAGGATGGATGGGGGAAATTTTATCCAGAAGGAAATAATCGCCCGTCTCTAGCAAAGTGGAATAACTCTGAATTACTCAATGAAATCGTGGATGGTTCTGTGTCGGTTAGCTCATTAAAGAAAGCAGAGTTCAAGGTTATAAAGCCTAGTCTTAAGCGCAGTGTTTCTATAATTGCACTCAATGGATTTACTAAGGTTCGTAAACCACATAAGAGTGTCTTGGTGAAGAAGAATCAAAACCCCAGTCATTCTGTTACAGATGGTACTTTTGAAGAAGTCCAGAATGAGGTTCAGCAAAGCGATTCTCAAGTTTATGAAAGAGAATACATGCAAGGCGTCTTGATCAAAGAAAGGATAATAAATCATACAGGTCGTTCTAAAAGCATTAAACAGCGGGGAAAGACAAAGGAAGCAAGAAAGAAGTCTCTTGTGAGCACATATGCAGGccttaaaagttattatttgaTGCTTAATCTGCAGCTTGGCATCAG GTACACTGTGGGAAAAATCTCTCCATTGCCTATGCGTGAAGTAAGATCATCTGATTACGGAGCACAAGCTAGAATACAGATGTATTTTCCCAAAAGGGGCTCCCAGAAAACTCCTCCACACTACTCCTTAAATTTTTACTGGACGGATTATTATCCTATGGTATTCCG GAATTTGAGGGAGATGTTCAAGCTAGATGCTGCTGACTACATGATGTCAATATGTGGTGATGATGGCCTAACAGAGCTTTCTTCCGCTGGGAAAAGTGGGAGCCTCTTTTATCTTTCGCACGATGACAGATTTGTTATTAAAACCTTGAAAAAATCTGAGCTGAAG GTTTTACTCAAGATGCTACCTAGCTACTATGATAATGTAAAAGAGCATGAAAACACACTCCTAACAAAGTTTTTTGGAGTCCACCAGATAGCATGGAAGGCTGGAAGAAAG ATACGCTTTGTTGTGATGGGGAACATGTTCTGCACTGAATTGCGAATACACCGTCGTTATGACCTGAAGGGTTCATGTCAGGGAAGACTTACAAATAAAGTTGATATTAGAGAGAATACTACATTCAAAGACCTTGATTTGCCATACGTATTCCATATGGACAAGTTGTTGCGCGAGTCACTTCTAGA ACAGATCACTCATGATTGTATGTTTCTGGAGTCTCAGCAAATAATTGACTACAGCCTTCTACTGGGGTTACATTTCCGAGCTCCGGAACATCTGAAAGCCTTCTTGGAAACTGCCGAGTCCATGCACGAGCCAGAGCACACATTTGCTAGTGATG GTGCAATCTCTCAAGATGAAATGTTGATTCCTCCGAAGGGGCTTCTACTAGTGACCCATGAACCCAACTTTGTCAGCACTGCACCAGGTCCTCACATTAGAGGAAATACTTTGAAAGCATTTTCCGTGGGTGAGAAGGAGGTGGACCTTCTTCTGCCCGGTACTGGAAG ATTACGAGTCCAGTTAGGAGTAAACATGCCAGCTCAGGCTAATCATAAGATTCAGCGGGATGGTGGAGATGCATCCGAAGCTGAACTTTTTGAGGTTTACGACGTGGTTCTCTATCTTGGCATAATCGACATACTTCAGGAATACAATCTCAAAAAGAAAGTGGAACTCACGTACAAGTCGCTCAAATTTGACCCTAACTCAATTTCTGTCATGGAACCAACGCCTTACTCAAAACGTTTCGTAAATTTTCTTGAGAGAGTATTTGTACCAACTTGA
- the LOC108204476 gene encoding phosphatidylinositol 4-phosphate 5-kinase 7 isoform X2: MESSGSRESKFSNGDVYYGNFKETLPQGNGKYTWSDGKIYEGDWEEGKMTGKGKVLWPSGTTYEGDFSGGYLHGFGTLTSLDGSVYRGSWKLNLQHGFGEKQYQNSDVYEGTWKEGKQEGSGKYVWSNGNMYIGTWKAGIMCGRGVMKWSTGDLFDGFWLNGLRHGSGFYRFADGGYYYGIWTKGIKDGWGKFYPEGNNRPSLAKWNNSELLNEIVDGSVSVSSLKKAEFKVIKPSLKRSVSIIALNGFTKVRKPHKSVLVKKNQNPSHSVTDGTFEEVQNEVQQSDSQVYEREYMQGVLIKERIINHTGRSKSIKQRGKTKEARKKSLVSTYAGLKSYYLMLNLQLGIRYTVGKISPLPMREVRSSDYGAQARIQMYFPKRGSQKTPPHYSLNFYWTDYYPMVFRNLREMFKLDAADYMMSICGDDGLTELSSAGKSGSLFYLSHDDRFVIKTLKKSELKVLLKMLPSYYDNVKEHENTLLTKFFGVHQIAWKAGRKIRFVVMGNMFCTELRIHRRYDLKGSCQGRLTNKVDIRENTTFKDLDLPYVFHMDKLLRESLLEQITHDCMFLESQQIIDYSLLLGLHFRAPEHLKAFLETAESMHEPEHTFASDGAISQDEMLIPPKGLLLVTHEPNFVSTAPGPHIRGNTLKAFSVGEKEVDLLLPGTGRLRVQLGVNMPAQANHKIQRDGGDASEAELFEVYDVVLYLGIIDILQEYNLKKKVELTYKSLKFDPNSISVMEPTPYSKRFVNFLERVFVPT; this comes from the exons ATGGAGAGCAGCGGAag TAGAGAGAGCAAATTCTCAAATGGAGATGTCTACTATGGTAATTTTAAAGAGACGCTCCCTCAGGGCAACGGTAAGTACACTTGGTCAGATGGGAAAATTTATGAGGGCGATTGGGAGGAAGGAAAAATGACAGGGAAAGGGAAGGTTCTTTGGCCATCAGGCACGACATATGAGGGTGACTTCTCCGGGGGTTACCTACATGGTTTTGGAACTTTAACTAGTTTGGATGGGTCTGTCTACAGAGGCTCCTGGAAGTTAAACCTTCAGCATGGATTTGGAGAAAAGCAGTACCAAAACTCAGATGTTTACGAAGGTACATGGAAAGAGGGAAAACAGGAAGGCAGCGGTAAGTATGTTTGGAGTAATGGTAACATGTATATTGGTACTTGGAAAGCCGGGATTATGTGTGGTAGAGGTGTTATGAAATGGTCGACTGGTGATCTCTTTGATGGCTTTTGGTTAAATGGTTTAAGACATGGGTCAGGATTTTATAGGTTTGCAGATGGAGGTTATTATTATGGCATATGGACAAAAGGCATAAAGGATGGATGGGGGAAATTTTATCCAGAAGGAAATAATCGCCCGTCTCTAGCAAAGTGGAATAACTCTGAATTACTCAATGAAATCGTGGATGGTTCTGTGTCGGTTAGCTCATTAAAGAAAGCAGAGTTCAAGGTTATAAAGCCTAGTCTTAAGCGCAGTGTTTCTATAATTGCACTCAATGGATTTACTAAGGTTCGTAAACCACATAAGAGTGTCTTGGTGAAGAAGAATCAAAACCCCAGTCATTCTGTTACAGATGGTACTTTTGAAGAAGTCCAGAATGAGGTTCAGCAAAGCGATTCTCAAGTTTATGAAAGAGAATACATGCAAGGCGTCTTGATCAAAGAAAGGATAATAAATCATACAGGTCGTTCTAAAAGCATTAAACAGCGGGGAAAGACAAAGGAAGCAAGAAAGAAGTCTCTTGTGAGCACATATGCAGGccttaaaagttattatttgaTGCTTAATCTGCAGCTTGGCATCAG GTACACTGTGGGAAAAATCTCTCCATTGCCTATGCGTGAAGTAAGATCATCTGATTACGGAGCACAAGCTAGAATACAGATGTATTTTCCCAAAAGGGGCTCCCAGAAAACTCCTCCACACTACTCCTTAAATTTTTACTGGACGGATTATTATCCTATGGTATTCCG GAATTTGAGGGAGATGTTCAAGCTAGATGCTGCTGACTACATGATGTCAATATGTGGTGATGATGGCCTAACAGAGCTTTCTTCCGCTGGGAAAAGTGGGAGCCTCTTTTATCTTTCGCACGATGACAGATTTGTTATTAAAACCTTGAAAAAATCTGAGCTGAAG GTTTTACTCAAGATGCTACCTAGCTACTATGATAATGTAAAAGAGCATGAAAACACACTCCTAACAAAGTTTTTTGGAGTCCACCAGATAGCATGGAAGGCTGGAAGAAAG ATACGCTTTGTTGTGATGGGGAACATGTTCTGCACTGAATTGCGAATACACCGTCGTTATGACCTGAAGGGTTCATGTCAGGGAAGACTTACAAATAAAGTTGATATTAGAGAGAATACTACATTCAAAGACCTTGATTTGCCATACGTATTCCATATGGACAAGTTGTTGCGCGAGTCACTTCTAGA ACAGATCACTCATGATTGTATGTTTCTGGAGTCTCAGCAAATAATTGACTACAGCCTTCTACTGGGGTTACATTTCCGAGCTCCGGAACATCTGAAAGCCTTCTTGGAAACTGCCGAGTCCATGCACGAGCCAGAGCACACATTTGCTAGTGATG GTGCAATCTCTCAAGATGAAATGTTGATTCCTCCGAAGGGGCTTCTACTAGTGACCCATGAACCCAACTTTGTCAGCACTGCACCAGGTCCTCACATTAGAGGAAATACTTTGAAAGCATTTTCCGTGGGTGAGAAGGAGGTGGACCTTCTTCTGCCCGGTACTGGAAG ATTACGAGTCCAGTTAGGAGTAAACATGCCAGCTCAGGCTAATCATAAGATTCAGCGGGATGGTGGAGATGCATCCGAAGCTGAACTTTTTGAGGTTTACGACGTGGTTCTCTATCTTGGCATAATCGACATACTTCAGGAATACAATCTCAAAAAGAAAGTGGAACTCACGTACAAGTCGCTCAAATTTGACCCTAACTCAATTTCTGTCATGGAACCAACGCCTTACTCAAAACGTTTCGTAAATTTTCTTGAGAGAGTATTTGTACCAACTTGA